Proteins from a genomic interval of Rutidosis leptorrhynchoides isolate AG116_Rl617_1_P2 unplaced genomic scaffold, CSIRO_AGI_Rlap_v1 contig266, whole genome shotgun sequence:
- the LOC139882405 gene encoding probable xyloglucan endotransglucosylase/hydrolase protein 30, producing MEFFIRVFLLCMLELAARISHVAANPVSFNQGFDKLFGDQNVVTLDPAGKSVRISLDKFSGSGFISREKYFYSKFSAAIKLAPGYTAGVVATFYTSNCQIYPNTHDELDIEFLRHVDGKCWIVQTNLYGNGSVTKGREERYRLWFDPSEDFHYYTILWSKKWTVFYVDNIPIREIPRIEAMGGEYPSKPMSLYGTIWDGSSWATDGGKSKVNYEDSPFKVTYSDFVLDGCSIDPTQRDSQNCDNSTSFVTNFGGLTKEERIKMGSFRAKYLTYSYCDDRKRYPNLLPECAHIP from the coding sequence ATGGAGTTCTTTATTAGGGTTTTCTTGCTTTGCATGCTGGAACTGGCTGCAAGGATCTCTCATGTGGCAGCCAATCCGGTGTCGTTTAATCAAGGGTTCGATAAACTATTCGGAGATCAAAATGTTGTGACTCTCGATCCAGCTGGAAAATCCGTTCGAATCTCTCTTGATAAATTTTCAGGTTCAGGATTTATttctagagaaaaatatttttattcTAAATTCAGTGCTGCCATAAAATTAGCTCCTGGTTACACAGCCGGCGTCGTCGCCACGTTTTACACGTCGAATTGTCAAATTTACCCAAATACCCACGACGAGCTCGATATTGAGTTCTTGAGACATGTTGATGGCAAGTGCTGGATAGTCCAAACAAATTTGTATGGAAATGGTAGTGTAACTAAAGGTAGAGAAGAGAGGTATCGTTTATGGTTCGATCCGAGTGAAGATTTTCATTATTATACAATATTGTGGTCCAAAAAATGGACGGTATTTTATGTGGACAATATTCCTATTAGAGAAATCCCTAGAATTGAAGCAATGGGAGGTGAGTATCCCTCAAAGCCTATGTCTTTGTATGGCACGATTTGGGATGGATCCTCTTGGGCAACAGATGGGGGTAAAAGCAAAGTCAATTATGAAGATTCTCCATTTAAAGTCACATATTCGGATTTCGTCCTAGATGGATGCTCCATCGACCCGACCCAACGAGACTCACAAAATTGTGACAATTCGACGAGTTTCGTAACAAATTTCGGCGGACTAACTAAAGAAGAGAGGATCAAGATGGGGAGCTTCAGAGCAAAGTACTTGACGTATTCTTACTGTGATGACCGTAAAAGATATCCTAATCTTCTCCCAGAATGTGCACACATTCCTTAA